A region of Pan troglodytes isolate AG18354 chromosome 23, NHGRI_mPanTro3-v2.0_pri, whole genome shotgun sequence DNA encodes the following proteins:
- the NFAM1 gene encoding NFAT activation molecule 1 isoform X2 produces the protein MASLANTAVSFSCRITYPYTPQFKVFTVSYFHEDLQGQRSPKKPTNCHPGLGTENQSHTLDCQVTLVLPGASATGTYYCSVHWPHSTVRDSGTFILVRDAGYREPPQSPQKLLLFGFTGLLSVLSVVGTALLLWKKKRMRGPGKDPTRKCPDPRSASSPKQHPSESVYTALQRRETEVYACIENEDGSSPTAKQSPLSQERPHRFEDDGELNVVYENL, from the exons ATGGCCTCCCTGGCCAACACAGCTGTCTCCTTCAGCTGCAGGATCACCTATCCATACACTCCCCAATTCAAGGTTTTCACAGTCAGCTACTTTCATGAAGATCTCCAGGGACAGAGGAGCCCTAAGAAGCCAACAAACTGCCACCCTGGACTGGGCACAGAGAACCAGAGCCACACCCTGGACTGCCAGGTCACCCTTGTGCTGCCGGGAGCATCGGCCACTGGCACCTACTACTGCTCTGTCCACTGGCCACACTCCACGGTGAGAGACAGCGGCACCTTCATCCTGGTCAGAG ACGCAGGGTACCGAGAGCCCCCGCAGAGTCCACAGAAGCTCCTGCTCTTTGGCTTCACCGGCCTCCTGAGTGTCCTGAGTGTAGTGGGCACGGCCCTGCTGCTCTGGAAGAAG AAGCGGATGCGGGGTCCAGGGAAGGACCCCACTAGGAAGTGCCCAGATCCAAGATCTGCCAGCAGCCCCAAGCAGCATCCTTCAGAATCCGTCTACACA GCTCTGCAGCGCCGCGAGACCGAGGTCTATGCCTGCATCGAGAATGAGGATGGCAGCTCACCCACCGCCAAGCAGAGCCCCCTCTCCCAG GAGAGACCGCATAGATTCGAAGATGATGGCGAACTTAACGTGGTCTATGAAAATCTCTAG